A single genomic interval of Gossypium raimondii isolate GPD5lz chromosome 11, ASM2569854v1, whole genome shotgun sequence harbors:
- the LOC105761346 gene encoding E3 ubiquitin-protein ligase CCNB1IP1 homolog isoform X4 has translation MRCNACWRELEGRAVSTKCGHLLCNEDASKILSNDAACPICDEVLSKSLMKPVDINPNDEWINMAMAGISPQILMKSAYRSVMFYVGQKDLEMQYKMNKIVAQCRQKCEAMQEKFSEKLEQVHTAYQKMAKRCQMMEQENQSLSKDKLELQEKFSEKSRQKRKLDEMYDQLRSEYESLKRSAIQPSKNFYARNEPDLFSNPAANVVDSREPIRKGPREYIWPVKQTSSNSSPFDISSDSPSKPAAIPGDVGNRRATGHPGGFEPTAAANPSTILRNFIISPIKRPQPSRNRTNLFT, from the exons ATGAGATGCAATGCATGCTGGCGTGAACTTGAAGGGCGAGCCGTTTCCACCAAGTGTGGTCACCTCTTGT GCAACGAAGATGCGAGCAAGATCCTTAGCAATGATGCAGCATGTCCCATTTGTGATGAAGTTCTCTCTAAGAG CCTCATGAAACCTGTGGATATCAACCCAAATGATGAATGGATAAAC ATGGCAATGGCTGGTATTTCTCCACAGATAT TAATGAAGAGTGCATACAGAAGTGTGATGTTTTACGTTGGGCAAAAGGATCTAGAAATGCAGTACAAGATGAACAAAATTGTAGCTCAGTGCCGGCAGAAATGTGAGGCAATGCAAGAAAAGTTCTCAGAGAAACTGGAGCAGGTGCATACTGCATATCAGAAAATGGCCAAAAGGTGTCAGATGATGGAACAGGAAAATCAGAGTTTGTCAAAAGATAAGCTAGAGCTCCAAGAGAAGTTCTCTGAGAAATCCag ACAGAAGAGAAAACTTGATGAAATGTATGATCAATTGAGGAGTGAGTACGAGTCACTGAAACGGTCAGCAATCCAaccttcaaaaaatttctatgcCCGAAATGAGCCTGATTTATTCTCAAATCCAGCAGCTAACGTGGTGGATAGCAGAGAGCCTATTCGAAAAG GGCCCCGAGAATACATATGGCCAGTAAAACAAACTAGTTCAAACTCCAGTCCTTTTGACATTTCAAGTGACTCACCATCAAAACCAGCAGCCATTCCTGGTGATGTTGGAAACAGAAGGGCTACTGGCCACCCTGGTGGTTTCGAACCAACTGCTGCTGCTAATCCTTCAACGATTTTAAGGAACTTTATAATCTCTCCTATAAAGCGGCCACAGCCCTCTCGTAACCGCACTAATCTCTTTACGTAA
- the LOC105761345 gene encoding zinc finger BED domain-containing protein RICESLEEPER 1 → MEVANESTAKKPKRLTSVVWNHFERVKKADICYAVCVHCNKKLSGSSNSGTTHLRNHLMRCLKRSNYDVSQLLAVKRRKKENTLTIANISYDEGQRKEDYMKPTIVKYEQDQRKDEAFNLGSSWFDPERSRLDLARMIILHGYPLAMVEHVGFKVFVKNMQPLFDVVHNSTIELSCVEIYMKEKQRIYDMFSKLQGRINLAIEMWSSPENSKYVCLTAHYVDDEWKLQKKILNFLTLDSSHTEDMLSDVIIKCLMDWDIDCKLFSVTFDDCSTNDDIVLRIKDQISESRPRLSNGQLLDVRSAAHVLNSIAQDAIEALQVVIQKIRGSVKYVKSSQSILGKFNEIAQQQGINNHKIVVLDYPIRWNSTYMMLETAVEYRNVFHHLPELDPDFALSDEEWKRASSIVSYLKLLIEIINVFSSNKCPTANIYFPEICHVHIQLIEWCKSSDAFLSSLATKMKAKFDKYWSKCSLGLAVAAILDPRFKMKLVEYYYSQIYGSTALERIKEASDGIKELFNAYSICSTLIDQGSALPGSSLPSSSNDTRDKLKGFDKFLHETSQSQTAISDLEKYLDEPMFPRNCDFNILNWWRVHTPRYPILSMMARDVLGTPMSTVAQEFAFNAGGRILDSNQSSLPPDTRQALICTRDWLRTQSDDATPSSSHYALPLYVEAN, encoded by the exons ATGGAAGTGGCTAATGAATCCACTGCTAAGAAACCAAAGAGGTTGACTTCTGTTGTGTGGAACCACTTTGAAAGGGTTAAGAAAGCCGACATATGTTACGCGGTATGTGTTCATTGCAACAAGAAATTAAGTGGATCGAGTAATAGTGGAACCACCCATCTGAGAAATCACTTAATGCGGTGCTTGAAAAGATCGAACTATGATGTTTCCCAACTACTTGCAgtaaagagaaggaaaaaagaaaatacccTTACCATTGCAAATATCAGTTACGATGAAGGGCAGAGAAAGGAGGACTATATGAAGCCCACTATTGTCAAGTATGAGCAGGACCAGAGAAAGGATGAAGCTTTCAACCTTGGAAGCAGTTGGTTCGACCCAGAGAGAAGTCGGTTAGATCTTGCCCGCATGATTATATTACATGGCTACCCCTTAGCCATGGTTGAACATGTTGGATTCAAGGTATTTGTCAAGAATATGCAGCCATTGTTCGATGTTGTCCATAATAGCACCATTGAGCTGTCTTGTGTGGAAATTTATATGAAGGAGAAGCAGAgaatttatgatatgtttagtaaattgcaAGGCAGAATTAACCTCGCCATTGAGATGTGGTCTTCCCCTGAGAATTCTAAATACGTATGCTTGACAGCGCATTATGTTGATGATGAATGGAAACTACAAAAGAAGATTCTTAATTTCTTAACACTTGATTCTTCTCATACCGAAGACATGCTTTCAGATGTAATTATCAAGTGTCTGATGGATTGGGACATAGACTGTAAGTTGTTTTCCGTGACATTTGATGATTGTTCGACTAATGATGACATTGTCTTGAGAATAAAAGATCAGATTTCTGAAAGCAGGCCACGTTTAAGCAATGGGCAATTATTAGATGTGCGCTCAGCTGcacatgttttaaattcaattgCTCAAGATGCCATTGAAGCTCTCCAAGTGGTGATCCAAAAGATTCGAGGAAgtgttaaatatgttaaaagttCACAATCAATACTAGGGAAGTTCAATGAGATTGCCCAGCAACAAGGAATCAACAACCACAAGATCGTAGTTCTTGATTATCCTATACGATGGAATTCAACATACATGATGCTCGAGACTGCTGTAGAATACAGGAATGTGTTCCATCACTTGCCAGAGCTTGATCCGGATTTTGCTTTGAGTGATGAAGAGTGGAAACGGGCAAGTTCCATTGTCAGCTAtttgaaattattgattgaaatcATTAATGTCTTCTCCAGCAACAAATGTCCTACTGCAAATATATACTTCCCTGAAATTTGTCACGTCCACATCCAATTGATTGAATGGTGCAAGAGCTCGGATGCTTTTCTTAGTTCATTGGCAACAAAGATGAAAGCCAAGTTTGATAAATATTGGAGCAAGTGCAGTTTAGGGTTGGCAGTAGCAGCTATCTTAGATCCCCGATTCAAGATGAAGTTGGTTGAGTATTACTATTCCCAAATTTACGGCAGTACTGCTTTAGAACGAATCAAAGAAGCATCTGATGGTATCAAGGAACTCTTTAATGCATACTCTATCTGCTCAACTTTGATTGATCAGGGTTCAGCTTTGCCTGGCAGTAGCTTACCTAGCAGTAGTAATGATACTAGAGATAAACTAAAGGGCTTTGACAAATTCCTCCATGAGACATCTCAGAGCCAAACTGCAATATCGGACttggaaaaatatttagatGAGCCCATGTTTCCTCGTAACTGTGACTTCAATATCTTAAATTGGTGGAGAGTCCACACACCAAGGTATCCAATCTTGTCAATGATGGCACGTGATGTTCTAGGAACTCCTATGTCAACCGTTGCGCAGGAGTTCGCATTCAATGCTGGAGGTCGGATTCTTGATAGCAATCAAAGTTCACTGCCTCCTGATACTCGACAGGCTTTGATATGCACAAGAGATTGGTTAAGGACGCAATCTGATG ATGCAACACCATCGTCAAGTCATTATGCGCTACCGCTTTACGTTGAAGCAAATTGA
- the LOC105761346 gene encoding E3 ubiquitin-protein ligase CCNB1IP1 homolog isoform X2, translated as MRCNACWRELEGRAVSTKCGHLLCNEDASKILSNDAACPICDEVLSKSLMKPVDINPNDEWINMAMAGISPQILMKSAYRSVMFYVGQKDLEMQYKMNKIVAQCRQKCEAMQEKFSEKLEQVHTAYQKMAKRCQMMEQENQSLSKDKLELQEKFSEKSRQKRKLDEMYDQLRSEYESLKRSAIQPSKNFYARNEPDLFSNPAANVVDSREPIRKDWSIFSPGTPGPREYIWPVKQTSSNSSPFDISSDSPSKPAAIPGDVGNRRATGHPGGFEPTAAANPSTILRNFIISPIKRPQPSRNRTNLFT; from the exons ATGAGATGCAATGCATGCTGGCGTGAACTTGAAGGGCGAGCCGTTTCCACCAAGTGTGGTCACCTCTTGT GCAACGAAGATGCGAGCAAGATCCTTAGCAATGATGCAGCATGTCCCATTTGTGATGAAGTTCTCTCTAAGAG CCTCATGAAACCTGTGGATATCAACCCAAATGATGAATGGATAAAC ATGGCAATGGCTGGTATTTCTCCACAGATAT TAATGAAGAGTGCATACAGAAGTGTGATGTTTTACGTTGGGCAAAAGGATCTAGAAATGCAGTACAAGATGAACAAAATTGTAGCTCAGTGCCGGCAGAAATGTGAGGCAATGCAAGAAAAGTTCTCAGAGAAACTGGAGCAGGTGCATACTGCATATCAGAAAATGGCCAAAAGGTGTCAGATGATGGAACAGGAAAATCAGAGTTTGTCAAAAGATAAGCTAGAGCTCCAAGAGAAGTTCTCTGAGAAATCCag ACAGAAGAGAAAACTTGATGAAATGTATGATCAATTGAGGAGTGAGTACGAGTCACTGAAACGGTCAGCAATCCAaccttcaaaaaatttctatgcCCGAAATGAGCCTGATTTATTCTCAAATCCAGCAGCTAACGTGGTGGATAGCAGAGAGCCTATTCGAAAAG ATTGGTCGATTTTTTCACCCGGAACTCCAGGGCCCCGAGAATACATATGGCCAGTAAAACAAACTAGTTCAAACTCCAGTCCTTTTGACATTTCAAGTGACTCACCATCAAAACCAGCAGCCATTCCTGGTGATGTTGGAAACAGAAGGGCTACTGGCCACCCTGGTGGTTTCGAACCAACTGCTGCTGCTAATCCTTCAACGATTTTAAGGAACTTTATAATCTCTCCTATAAAGCGGCCACAGCCCTCTCGTAACCGCACTAATCTCTTTACGTAA
- the LOC105761346 gene encoding E3 ubiquitin-protein ligase CCNB1IP1 homolog isoform X1 → MRCNACWRELEGRAVSTKCGHLLCNEDASKILSNDAACPICDEVLSKSLMKPVDINPNDEWINMAMAGISPQILMKSAYRSVMFYVGQKDLEMQYKMNKIVAQCRQKCEAMQEKFSEKLEQVHTAYQKMAKRCQMMEQENQSLSKDKLELQEKFSEKSRQKRKLDEMYDQLRSEYESLKRSAIQPSKNFYARNEPDLFSNPAANVVDSREPIRKDWSIFSPGTPGPREYIWPVKQTSSNSSPFDISSDSPSKPAAIPGDVGNRRATGHPGGFEPTAAANPSTILRNFIISPIKRPQPSRNRTNLFTL, encoded by the exons ATGAGATGCAATGCATGCTGGCGTGAACTTGAAGGGCGAGCCGTTTCCACCAAGTGTGGTCACCTCTTGT GCAACGAAGATGCGAGCAAGATCCTTAGCAATGATGCAGCATGTCCCATTTGTGATGAAGTTCTCTCTAAGAG CCTCATGAAACCTGTGGATATCAACCCAAATGATGAATGGATAAAC ATGGCAATGGCTGGTATTTCTCCACAGATAT TAATGAAGAGTGCATACAGAAGTGTGATGTTTTACGTTGGGCAAAAGGATCTAGAAATGCAGTACAAGATGAACAAAATTGTAGCTCAGTGCCGGCAGAAATGTGAGGCAATGCAAGAAAAGTTCTCAGAGAAACTGGAGCAGGTGCATACTGCATATCAGAAAATGGCCAAAAGGTGTCAGATGATGGAACAGGAAAATCAGAGTTTGTCAAAAGATAAGCTAGAGCTCCAAGAGAAGTTCTCTGAGAAATCCag ACAGAAGAGAAAACTTGATGAAATGTATGATCAATTGAGGAGTGAGTACGAGTCACTGAAACGGTCAGCAATCCAaccttcaaaaaatttctatgcCCGAAATGAGCCTGATTTATTCTCAAATCCAGCAGCTAACGTGGTGGATAGCAGAGAGCCTATTCGAAAAG ATTGGTCGATTTTTTCACCCGGAACTCCAGGGCCCCGAGAATACATATGGCCAGTAAAACAAACTAGTTCAAACTCCAGTCCTTTTGACATTTCAAGTGACTCACCATCAAAACCAGCAGCCATTCCTGGTGATGTTGGAAACAGAAGGGCTACTGGCCACCCTGGTGGTTTCGAACCAACTGCTGCTGCTAATCCTTCAACGATTTTAAGGAACTTTATAATCTCTCCTATAAAGCGGCCACAGCCCTCTCGTAACCGCACTAATCTCTTTAC GTTGTAG
- the LOC105761346 gene encoding E3 ubiquitin-protein ligase CCNB1IP1 homolog isoform X3, which produces MRCNACWRELEGRAVSTKCGHLLCNEDASKILSNDAACPICDEVLSKSLMKPVDINPNDEWINMAMAGISPQILMKSAYRSVMFYVGQKDLEMQYKMNKIVAQCRQKCEAMQEKFSEKLEQVHTAYQKMAKRCQMMEQENQSLSKDKLELQEKFSEKSRQKRKLDEMYDQLRSEYESLKRSAIQPSKNFYARNEPDLFSNPAANVVDSREPIRKGPREYIWPVKQTSSNSSPFDISSDSPSKPAAIPGDVGNRRATGHPGGFEPTAAANPSTILRNFIISPIKRPQPSRNRTNLFTL; this is translated from the exons ATGAGATGCAATGCATGCTGGCGTGAACTTGAAGGGCGAGCCGTTTCCACCAAGTGTGGTCACCTCTTGT GCAACGAAGATGCGAGCAAGATCCTTAGCAATGATGCAGCATGTCCCATTTGTGATGAAGTTCTCTCTAAGAG CCTCATGAAACCTGTGGATATCAACCCAAATGATGAATGGATAAAC ATGGCAATGGCTGGTATTTCTCCACAGATAT TAATGAAGAGTGCATACAGAAGTGTGATGTTTTACGTTGGGCAAAAGGATCTAGAAATGCAGTACAAGATGAACAAAATTGTAGCTCAGTGCCGGCAGAAATGTGAGGCAATGCAAGAAAAGTTCTCAGAGAAACTGGAGCAGGTGCATACTGCATATCAGAAAATGGCCAAAAGGTGTCAGATGATGGAACAGGAAAATCAGAGTTTGTCAAAAGATAAGCTAGAGCTCCAAGAGAAGTTCTCTGAGAAATCCag ACAGAAGAGAAAACTTGATGAAATGTATGATCAATTGAGGAGTGAGTACGAGTCACTGAAACGGTCAGCAATCCAaccttcaaaaaatttctatgcCCGAAATGAGCCTGATTTATTCTCAAATCCAGCAGCTAACGTGGTGGATAGCAGAGAGCCTATTCGAAAAG GGCCCCGAGAATACATATGGCCAGTAAAACAAACTAGTTCAAACTCCAGTCCTTTTGACATTTCAAGTGACTCACCATCAAAACCAGCAGCCATTCCTGGTGATGTTGGAAACAGAAGGGCTACTGGCCACCCTGGTGGTTTCGAACCAACTGCTGCTGCTAATCCTTCAACGATTTTAAGGAACTTTATAATCTCTCCTATAAAGCGGCCACAGCCCTCTCGTAACCGCACTAATCTCTTTAC GTTGTAG